The Candidatus Rokuibacteriota bacterium genome has a window encoding:
- the accC gene encoding acetyl-CoA carboxylase biotin carboxylase subunit → MTFPFTKVLIANRGEIAVRVIRACREMGIATVAVFSEADRESLHVLQADEAVAIGPAPASESYLNHDKIIAAARATGAQAVHPGYGFLAENAAFAEACAAAGLVFIGPPPAAVRSMGDKMAARRVAAKLGVPLVPGTSEPLADGAEAARVAREIGYPVMIKAAMGGGGKGMRLVHAYAELEGALRAARSEAGSAFGDASVYIERYIAAPRHVEVQILADAHGTVVHLGERECSIQRRHQKLVEESPAPCVDAAMRRAMGEAACRIAAAAGYVNAGTVEFLVDRDRNFYFLEMNTRLQVEHPVTEFVTGRDLVREQIRIAAGEKLGYTQEDIVWNGHAIECRINAEDPDANFMPSPGKILGLRAPGGPWVRDDSGVYEGYTVPRYYDTLMAKLIVWAPDREAAIARMDRALAEYHVSGVRTTLPVLRRIVRHPDFVAGRLDTHFMERLPGGHGSGSRRTVALIAAVLEAYERAGRQAAPQAAQGPGPWARSGRPAASRWRAR, encoded by the coding sequence GTGACGTTCCCCTTCACGAAGGTCCTGATCGCCAATCGCGGTGAAATCGCGGTGCGGGTCATCCGCGCCTGCCGCGAGATGGGCATCGCCACCGTCGCCGTCTTTTCCGAGGCCGACCGCGAGTCTCTGCACGTGCTCCAGGCCGACGAAGCGGTGGCCATTGGTCCCGCGCCCGCCTCCGAGAGCTACCTCAACCACGACAAGATCATCGCGGCTGCCCGCGCCACGGGCGCCCAGGCAGTCCACCCGGGCTACGGCTTCCTCGCCGAGAACGCGGCCTTCGCCGAGGCGTGCGCCGCGGCCGGGCTCGTCTTCATCGGTCCGCCGCCCGCTGCCGTGCGCTCCATGGGAGACAAGATGGCCGCGCGCCGCGTGGCGGCCAAGCTGGGCGTGCCGCTCGTGCCCGGCACCTCCGAGCCGCTGGCCGACGGGGCGGAAGCCGCGCGGGTGGCGAGAGAGATCGGCTATCCGGTGATGATCAAGGCGGCCATGGGCGGCGGCGGCAAGGGTATGCGCCTGGTGCACGCGTACGCCGAGCTCGAGGGCGCCCTGCGTGCCGCGCGCTCCGAGGCAGGCTCGGCCTTCGGCGACGCGTCCGTCTACATCGAGCGCTACATCGCCGCGCCGCGCCACGTCGAGGTCCAAATCCTGGCCGACGCCCACGGCACCGTCGTCCATTTGGGTGAGCGCGAGTGCTCCATCCAGCGCCGGCACCAGAAGCTCGTCGAGGAGAGCCCGGCTCCATGCGTGGACGCGGCCATGAGGCGGGCGATGGGCGAGGCCGCCTGCAGGATTGCGGCGGCGGCGGGCTACGTGAATGCCGGCACCGTCGAGTTCCTCGTGGACCGCGACCGCAACTTCTACTTCCTCGAGATGAACACGCGCCTGCAGGTCGAGCACCCGGTGACCGAGTTCGTCACGGGGCGCGACCTGGTGCGCGAGCAGATCAGGATCGCCGCGGGGGAGAAGCTCGGCTACACGCAGGAGGACATCGTCTGGAACGGCCACGCCATCGAATGCCGGATCAACGCGGAAGACCCCGACGCCAACTTCATGCCCTCGCCGGGGAAGATCCTGGGACTGCGCGCGCCGGGCGGCCCCTGGGTGCGCGACGACTCGGGCGTCTACGAGGGCTACACGGTGCCGCGCTACTACGACACGCTGATGGCCAAGCTCATCGTCTGGGCGCCGGACCGCGAGGCCGCGATCGCGCGGATGGATCGTGCGCTCGCGGAGTACCACGTGAGCGGCGTGCGGACCACGCTGCCCGTCCTGCGCCGCATCGTGCGGCACCCGGACTTCGTTGCGGGCAGGCTCGACACGCACTTCATGGAGCGCCTGCCTGGCGGCCACGGCAGCGGTTCGCGCCGCACCGTGGCGCTGATCGCCGCCGTCCTCGAGGCCTACGAGCGCGCGGGACGCCAGGCGGCGCCGCAGGCGGCGCAGGGGCCGGGCCCCTGGGCGCGGTCGGGGCGGCCCGCCGCGTCCCGCTGGAGGGCACGGTGA
- a CDS encoding TlpA disulfide reductase family protein — translation MRWAAAVGILLLAAQTAAAAPNWAALDAQPYEPPKPAPAFALPDPDGKVTRLENLRGKVVLLFFWATWUPTCREELPPVNKLYTELRSKGLEVRLVSFREDPALVKRTAAERGYTAPVLVDRKGDVTGIGYGVFGPPTAYLIDRQGRLVARVVGERDWSTPAVKSLLLEVLRQPAK, via the coding sequence ATGCGTTGGGCGGCGGCGGTCGGAATCCTGCTGCTCGCGGCGCAGACGGCCGCCGCCGCCCCGAACTGGGCCGCGCTCGACGCGCAGCCCTACGAGCCGCCCAAGCCGGCGCCCGCCTTCGCGCTGCCGGACCCCGACGGCAAGGTGACGCGCCTCGAAAATCTGCGCGGAAAGGTGGTGCTGCTCTTCTTCTGGGCGACCTGGTGACCGACGTGCCGGGAGGAGTTGCCTCCCGTCAACAAGCTCTACACGGAGCTCCGGTCGAAGGGGCTCGAGGTCAGGCTCGTGAGCTTCCGCGAGGACCCGGCGCTGGTCAAGCGCACGGCCGCCGAGCGCGGCTACACGGCGCCCGTCCTCGTTGACCGCAAGGGCGACGTCACGGGGATCGGTTACGGTGTCTTCGGCCCCCCGACGGCCTATCTCATCGACCGGCAGGGGCGGCTCGTCGCGCGCGTCGTGGGCGAACGGGACTGGAGCACGCCGGCCGTGAAGAGCCTGCTTCTCGAGGTGCTGAGGCAGCCCGCCAAGTAG
- a CDS encoding amino acid ABC transporter ATP-binding protein, which produces MTAASIPAIRYKQVGKWFGPLHVLRDVTLDVEPGEVVVVCGPSGSGKSTLIRCVNRLEPIQQGEIWVYGEPIAGNGVNLSKLRAEVGMVFQSFNLFPHMTALENIMLAPMKVKGLSRAEGEKIARDLLARVRIPEKADKHPANLSGGQQQRVAIARALAMQPRIMLFDEPTSALDPEMINEVLDVMTDLAKEGMTMMVVTHEMGFARRVAHRVIFMDEGQIVEAATPQEFFSAPRSDRTKDFLSKILSH; this is translated from the coding sequence ATGACCGCCGCCTCGATCCCCGCGATCCGGTACAAGCAGGTCGGCAAGTGGTTCGGCCCGCTCCACGTGCTGAGGGACGTCACGCTGGACGTGGAGCCCGGCGAGGTGGTCGTGGTCTGCGGCCCCTCGGGCTCGGGCAAGAGCACGCTCATCCGCTGCGTCAACCGCCTCGAGCCCATCCAGCAGGGCGAGATCTGGGTCTACGGCGAGCCGATCGCCGGCAACGGGGTGAACCTGTCGAAGCTCCGCGCCGAGGTCGGCATGGTGTTCCAGTCCTTCAACCTCTTCCCCCACATGACCGCGCTCGAGAACATCATGCTCGCGCCCATGAAAGTCAAAGGTCTCTCCCGGGCCGAGGGGGAGAAGATCGCCCGCGACCTCCTGGCCCGCGTGCGCATCCCGGAAAAGGCCGACAAGCACCCGGCCAACCTCTCGGGCGGCCAGCAGCAGCGCGTCGCGATCGCGCGCGCGCTCGCCATGCAGCCGCGCATCATGCTCTTCGACGAGCCGACCTCCGCGCTGGACCCCGAGATGATCAACGAGGTGCTCGACGTGATGACAGACCTCGCCAAGGAGGGCATGACCATGATGGTCGTGACGCACGAGATGGGCTTCGCCCGGCGCGTCGCCCACCGCGTCATCTTCATGGACGAGGGCCAGATCGTCGAGGCCGCGACGCCGCAGGAGTTCTTCTCGGCCCCGAGGTCCGACCGCACCAAGGACTTCCTCTCCAAGATCCTGTCCCACTAA
- a CDS encoding redoxin domain-containing protein, with the protein MLGIEGAMPQFEAAGAQVLGVSADHVATLDAFVKQNPLKHGIASDFRRTMLPAYDAMVTDEKSPMYRYGKRAYFIIDRQGVVRYVKVMANPLDLLEPADLLKALKESGAS; encoded by the coding sequence ATCCTCGGCATCGAAGGGGCCATGCCCCAGTTCGAGGCCGCGGGCGCCCAGGTTCTGGGCGTGAGCGCCGATCACGTGGCAACGCTGGACGCATTTGTCAAGCAGAACCCGCTGAAGCACGGCATTGCCTCCGACTTTCGCCGCACCATGCTGCCGGCCTATGACGCCATGGTCACCGATGAGAAGAGCCCCATGTACCGGTATGGAAAGCGCGCGTACTTCATCATCGACCGCCAGGGCGTCGTCCGCTACGTCAAGGTGATGGCCAATCCGCTCGACCTGCTTGAGCCTGCCGATCTGCTCAAGGCCCTCAAGGAATCCGGAGCCTCGTGA
- a CDS encoding biotin/lipoyl-containing protein → MKFEAQLDGEVIPVDVTGSGGRYRVALGEEVLHVDARPTGGGGWSLLLGQASTAADVTEEDGCFVVHVEGETYAIRVEEETRYIIRTRGGAAAAGGQVLKAPMPGRVVLVEVAVGQVVKPGDGLVILEAMKMENEFKAGVTGTVKEIRVEAGQAVNPGDVLLVIE, encoded by the coding sequence GTGAAGTTCGAGGCGCAGCTCGACGGCGAGGTCATCCCCGTGGACGTCACCGGCTCGGGCGGCCGCTACCGCGTGGCGCTGGGCGAGGAAGTCCTTCACGTGGACGCGCGGCCGACGGGCGGCGGCGGCTGGTCGCTGCTGCTGGGTCAGGCGTCGACGGCGGCGGACGTAACCGAGGAAGACGGATGTTTCGTCGTCCACGTCGAGGGTGAGACTTACGCGATCCGCGTGGAGGAAGAGACGCGCTACATCATTCGCACGCGCGGCGGCGCAGCGGCGGCCGGAGGGCAGGTGCTCAAGGCGCCCATGCCCGGCCGCGTGGTGCTCGTCGAGGTCGCCGTGGGCCAGGTGGTCAAGCCGGGTGACGGTCTCGTCATTCTCGAGGCCATGAAGATGGAGAATGAGTTCAAGGCTGGCGTTACGGGCACAGTTAAAGAAATCCGCGTCGAGGCCGGCCAGGCCGTGAACCCTGGCGACGTCCTCCTGGTGATCGAGTAG
- a CDS encoding redoxin domain-containing protein codes for MRTRLMLIAGLVLVLGLAGSATALEVGQKAPDFTLAGPGGKQVKLVDMLGKGPIVVYTFIQAFTGP; via the coding sequence ATGCGCACGCGACTGATGCTGATCGCCGGGCTCGTCCTCGTGCTCGGCCTGGCCGGCTCCGCCACCGCGCTCGAGGTGGGCCAGAAGGCGCCCGACTTCACGCTGGCGGGGCCTGGCGGCAAGCAGGTCAAGCTGGTGGACATGCTCGGCAAGGGGCCTATCGTCGTTTACACCTTCATTCAAGCTTTCACCGGGCCCTGA